A region from the Stutzerimonas stutzeri genome encodes:
- the lepB gene encoding signal peptidase I gives MSINFPLLLVIAVAVCGFLSLLDLVFFAPRRRAAIANYEGRTGEPDQSTLDALNKEPVLIEYGKSFFPVLAIVLVLRSFLIEPFQIPSGSMIPTLEVGDFILVNKFAYGIRLPVVDTKVIDVSDPQRGDVMVFRYPSDPNINYIKRVIGLPGDVIRYSSDKHLSINGNPVAEMLIGEEPGSLGSAKLYREKLGEVEHLIRKEMGRYRVEPNREWHVPAGHYFMMGDNRDNSNDSRYWHDPAIPAELAGMVPDRNIVGKAFAVWMSWPDPKFSNLPNFSRVGLIH, from the coding sequence ATGTCGATCAATTTTCCGCTGTTGCTGGTGATTGCCGTTGCGGTCTGCGGCTTCCTTTCACTGCTCGACCTGGTGTTCTTCGCGCCGCGTCGTCGGGCTGCGATAGCGAATTACGAAGGGCGGACCGGCGAGCCGGACCAATCGACGCTCGATGCCTTGAACAAGGAGCCGGTGCTGATCGAGTACGGCAAATCGTTCTTTCCAGTATTGGCGATCGTGCTGGTCCTGCGGTCGTTTCTGATCGAGCCCTTTCAGATTCCTTCGGGATCGATGATTCCAACGCTCGAAGTCGGCGACTTCATTCTGGTGAACAAGTTTGCCTACGGCATCCGTTTGCCGGTCGTCGATACCAAGGTCATCGATGTCAGCGATCCGCAGCGTGGCGATGTCATGGTGTTTCGCTATCCAAGCGACCCGAACATCAATTACATCAAGCGCGTCATCGGGCTGCCAGGTGACGTGATTCGCTACAGCAGCGACAAGCACCTGAGCATCAACGGCAACCCCGTTGCCGAGATGCTGATCGGCGAAGAGCCGGGAAGCCTGGGCAGTGCCAAGCTGTACCGCGAGAAGCTGGGCGAGGTGGAGCACCTGATCCGCAAGGAGATGGGACGCTATCGGGTCGAGCCCAATCGTGAATGGCACGTGCCCGCCGGCCATTACTTCATGATGGGCGACAATCGCGATAACTCCAACGACAGCCGCTACTGGCACGATCCGGCGATTCCGGCCGAGCTTGCCGGGATGGTTCCTGATCGCAACATCGTCGGCAAGGCGTTTGCCGTATGGATGAGCTGGCCGGATCCCAAGTTCAGCAACCTGCCGAATTTTTCCCGAGTCGGGCTGATTCACTGA
- the lepA gene encoding translation elongation factor 4: MSDLSHIRNFSIIAHIDHGKSTLADRFIQMCGGLTEREMNAQVLDSMDLERERGITIKAHSVTLYYKARDGKTYQLNFIDTPGHVDFTYEVSRSLAACEGALLVVDAGQGVEAQSVANCYTAIEQGLEVMPVLNKMDLPQADPDKVKGEIEHIIGIDATDAVACSAKSGMGVDEVLERLVQVIPPPTGEIDAPLQALIIDSWFDNYLGVVSLVRVRHGRIKKGDKVLVKSTGKMHQVDSVGVFNPKHTTTADLKAGEVGFIIAGIKDIHGAPVGDTLTLANTPDVEMLPGFKRVKPQVYAGLFPVSSDDFEDFREALQKLTLNDAALQYEPESSDALGFGFRIGFLGMLHMEIIQERLEREYDLDLITTAPTVVYELALKNGEVIYVDSPSKLPDLSSIEDMREPIVRANILVPQEHLGSVITLCIEKRGVQRDLQFLGTQVQVRYDLPMSEVVLDFFDRLKSVSRGYASLDYSFECFQSANLTRLDILINGDKVDALALIVHRDNAHYKGRILVEKMKELIPRQMFDVAIQAALGGQIVARSTVKALRKNVLAKCYGGDVSRKRKLLEKQKAGKKRMKQVGNVEIPQEAFLAVLKVDS, from the coding sequence GTGAGCGACCTGAGTCATATCCGCAATTTTTCCATCATCGCGCATATCGATCATGGCAAGTCGACCCTGGCTGATCGCTTCATCCAGATGTGTGGTGGCCTGACCGAGCGTGAGATGAACGCCCAGGTGCTCGATTCGATGGATCTCGAACGCGAGCGAGGCATCACCATCAAGGCGCACAGCGTCACGCTGTATTACAAGGCGCGAGACGGCAAAACCTATCAGCTGAACTTCATCGATACGCCCGGCCACGTCGATTTCACCTATGAAGTGAGCCGTTCGCTCGCGGCATGTGAGGGTGCGCTGCTGGTGGTCGATGCGGGGCAGGGCGTCGAAGCGCAGTCGGTTGCCAACTGCTACACGGCCATCGAGCAGGGGCTGGAAGTGATGCCCGTGTTGAACAAGATGGACCTTCCCCAGGCCGACCCCGACAAGGTCAAGGGCGAAATCGAACATATCATCGGTATCGATGCGACCGACGCCGTTGCCTGCAGTGCGAAGAGCGGCATGGGCGTGGACGAGGTGCTCGAGCGCCTGGTTCAGGTCATTCCGCCGCCAACCGGTGAAATAGACGCACCGTTGCAAGCGCTGATCATCGATTCCTGGTTCGACAACTACCTCGGGGTCGTCTCGCTGGTACGGGTGCGTCATGGTCGGATCAAGAAGGGCGACAAGGTACTGGTCAAGTCCACTGGCAAGATGCACCAGGTCGATAGCGTCGGTGTGTTCAATCCTAAACACACCACCACGGCAGACCTGAAGGCCGGCGAAGTCGGCTTCATCATCGCGGGGATCAAGGATATTCACGGTGCGCCTGTGGGCGACACCCTGACGCTCGCCAACACCCCCGACGTCGAGATGCTGCCCGGCTTCAAGCGCGTCAAGCCGCAGGTTTATGCGGGCCTGTTTCCGGTCAGCTCCGATGATTTCGAAGATTTCCGCGAGGCCTTGCAGAAGCTGACGCTGAATGACGCCGCGCTGCAGTACGAACCCGAGAGTTCCGATGCCCTGGGCTTTGGTTTCCGTATCGGCTTTCTCGGCATGTTGCACATGGAGATCATCCAGGAGCGACTCGAGCGTGAGTACGATCTGGACCTGATCACCACCGCACCGACCGTGGTTTACGAGCTGGCGCTGAAGAACGGCGAGGTCATTTACGTCGACAGCCCGTCCAAGCTGCCGGACCTGTCGTCGATCGAGGACATGCGCGAGCCCATCGTGCGCGCCAATATTCTGGTGCCGCAGGAGCATCTGGGCAGCGTGATCACCCTGTGTATCGAGAAGCGCGGCGTTCAGCGGGATCTGCAATTCCTCGGCACGCAGGTTCAGGTGCGCTATGACCTGCCCATGAGCGAAGTGGTACTGGATTTCTTCGACCGCCTGAAGTCGGTCAGTCGCGGCTATGCCTCGCTGGATTACAGCTTCGAGTGTTTCCAGTCGGCTAACCTGACTCGTCTCGACATCCTGATCAACGGCGACAAGGTCGATGCCTTGGCGCTCATCGTGCACCGGGATAACGCCCACTATAAAGGCCGCATTCTGGTCGAGAAGATGAAAGAGCTGATTCCTCGGCAGATGTTCGACGTCGCGATCCAGGCCGCGCTGGGCGGTCAGATCGTTGCGCGAAGCACTGTCAAGGCGTTGCGCAAGAACGTTCTGGCCAAGTGCTACGGCGGTGACGTGAGCCGCAAGCGCAAGCTGCTGGAAAAGCAGAAGGCCGGTAAGAAGCGGATGAAGCAGGTCGGTAACGTTGAGATACCGCAGGAAGCTTTCCTCGCAGTGCTGAAGGTAGATAGCTGA
- a CDS encoding DegQ family serine endoprotease — translation MRVSRNSCFAFLVALFCLGQAALANAQLPDFTPLVESASPAVVNISTKQHVQARGAAAQMPDLEGLPPIFREFFGHSFPAPPEGQQPDAQSLGSGFIIAADGYVLTNNHVVADADEIIVRLPDRSELEATLVGADPRTDVALLKIEATGLPTVRLGDSSALKVGEWVLAIGSPFGFDHTVTAGIVSATGRNLPSESYVPFIQTDVAINPGNSGGPLFNLQGEVIGINSQIFTRSGGFMGLSFAIPIDVAMDVADQLRTEGKVSRGWLGVAIQEVNRDLAESFGLERPAGALVAQVMDGGPAAKGGLRVGDVILSVDGHAIDMSADLPHLIGAIKPNTKAKLEIVRDGERETLTVQIGALPDEGEEAAAAERNAEKSNNRLGVKVSELTAEQKRSLDLPGGVVITEVSSGPAAMIGLRPGDVITHLNNQAIDSVSTFARVAEQLPKNRSVSMRVLRQGRASFITFKLAE, via the coding sequence TTGAGGGTTTCACGGAATAGCTGCTTCGCCTTTCTCGTTGCATTGTTTTGTCTTGGGCAGGCTGCGCTGGCCAATGCGCAACTGCCGGACTTCACCCCGCTGGTGGAAAGCGCTTCGCCGGCGGTAGTCAACATCAGCACCAAGCAGCACGTGCAGGCCCGTGGCGCGGCCGCGCAGATGCCTGATCTCGAGGGCTTGCCGCCCATCTTTCGTGAGTTCTTCGGACACAGCTTTCCGGCCCCGCCTGAAGGGCAGCAGCCTGACGCGCAGTCGCTGGGCTCTGGATTCATCATCGCCGCTGACGGTTATGTGCTGACCAACAATCACGTGGTCGCCGATGCAGATGAAATCATCGTTCGCTTGCCCGATCGGAGCGAGCTGGAGGCAACGCTTGTCGGGGCTGATCCTCGTACCGATGTGGCTCTGCTCAAGATCGAGGCGACCGGCCTGCCAACGGTGCGCCTGGGCGACTCCAGCGCGCTGAAAGTCGGTGAATGGGTGCTCGCGATCGGCTCGCCGTTTGGATTCGATCACACGGTGACGGCCGGCATCGTCAGCGCCACGGGCAGAAATTTACCCAGCGAGAGCTATGTCCCTTTCATCCAAACCGACGTTGCGATCAATCCGGGTAATTCCGGTGGGCCGCTGTTCAATCTCCAAGGCGAGGTGATCGGTATCAACTCGCAGATATTCACCCGGTCGGGTGGTTTCATGGGGCTTTCCTTCGCCATCCCGATCGACGTCGCGATGGATGTCGCCGATCAGTTGCGCACCGAGGGTAAGGTCAGTCGAGGTTGGCTGGGCGTCGCTATCCAAGAGGTGAATCGGGATCTGGCTGAGTCGTTCGGGCTCGAGCGCCCGGCTGGTGCGCTGGTGGCACAAGTGATGGACGGTGGTCCGGCAGCCAAGGGCGGTTTGCGAGTCGGTGATGTCATTCTCAGCGTCGACGGCCATGCGATCGATATGTCGGCTGACCTGCCGCATCTGATTGGCGCCATCAAGCCGAACACCAAGGCCAAGCTGGAAATCGTCCGAGATGGCGAGCGTGAAACGCTCACCGTTCAGATCGGGGCTCTGCCGGACGAGGGCGAGGAGGCCGCGGCAGCCGAGCGCAACGCCGAGAAGAGCAACAACAGGCTTGGTGTGAAGGTATCGGAGCTGACTGCCGAGCAGAAGCGCAGCCTCGACCTGCCGGGTGGGGTGGTGATTACCGAAGTATCGAGCGGGCCGGCGGCAATGATCGGCTTGCGCCCGGGTGACGTCATCACTCACTTGAATAACCAGGCAATTGACTCGGTTTCGACGTTTGCACGCGTCGCAGAGCAGTTGCCCAAGAATCGGTCGGTCTCCATGCGGGTATTGCGGCAGGGGCGTGCGAGTTTCATTACCTTCAAGCTCGCCGAATAG
- a CDS encoding SoxR reducing system RseC family protein, with translation MIEEPGRVVAVEAGAVWVETRRSSTCSGCSARNGCGQGLMDRLGVRERRGLIRALSDCHLSVGDSVVIGIRESVLLRGALLVYLFPLIALFASSLLASELGASEPYVMLAGISGFVLSWLAVRKRSQQTACDPALQPVVLRPVLVGAAGRGQANTILTRESDLEGFTE, from the coding sequence ATGATCGAAGAACCGGGGCGGGTAGTTGCCGTAGAGGCTGGTGCGGTTTGGGTCGAGACTCGGCGCAGCAGCACCTGCTCTGGTTGTTCGGCCAGAAACGGCTGCGGTCAGGGGTTGATGGACAGGCTCGGTGTCCGTGAACGGCGCGGACTGATACGGGCTCTATCCGACTGCCACCTGAGCGTAGGCGACTCGGTCGTCATAGGCATCCGTGAAAGCGTGTTGCTGCGTGGGGCCCTCCTTGTTTATCTCTTCCCACTGATTGCATTGTTTGCCTCGTCGCTCCTGGCCTCGGAGCTCGGCGCCAGCGAGCCGTACGTCATGCTCGCCGGCATTAGTGGCTTTGTGCTGTCATGGCTGGCGGTACGCAAGCGTAGTCAGCAAACGGCGTGCGACCCGGCGCTGCAACCGGTCGTGCTGCGACCCGTGCTGGTGGGAGCGGCCGGTCGTGGTCAGGCCAATACGATTCTGACAAGGGAGAGTGATCTTGAGGGTTTCACGGAATAG
- a CDS encoding MucB/RseB C-terminal domain-containing protein: MRVIPLCVVLGGWLSMPAFAADADTWMQRLAAAEKKQSYQGTFVYERNGSFSSHAVWQLVEGDQLHERLLQLDGPAVEVSLVDGKVQCASEDMASQVRDGKPWRQQPLEPEALSRWYNFQVIGESRVAGRSTVALSIRPKDQHRYGFELHLDRETALPLKSLLLDENGQLLERFQFTQFLPDTIGPADVRAGSDCKPVSLAAEESSTPPKWRSDWLPDGFQLLDSNVRPSPASDEKVTWLSYGDGLARFSVFLEPLHGAVVEDARSQMGPTVAVSKRISTAGGDVMVTVVGEIPLGTAERIALSMRAGAEQASR, translated from the coding sequence ATGCGTGTAATACCGCTGTGTGTGGTGCTCGGAGGCTGGCTATCTATGCCGGCCTTCGCTGCTGATGCCGATACTTGGATGCAACGACTTGCGGCGGCCGAGAAGAAGCAGAGTTACCAGGGCACATTCGTCTACGAACGCAATGGTAGCTTTTCCAGTCATGCGGTCTGGCAACTCGTAGAGGGTGACCAACTGCACGAGCGGCTCTTGCAGCTGGACGGTCCTGCTGTCGAGGTTTCGCTGGTCGATGGCAAGGTCCAGTGCGCCAGCGAGGATATGGCGTCGCAGGTTCGCGACGGCAAGCCATGGCGGCAGCAACCCTTGGAGCCGGAGGCGTTGTCCAGGTGGTACAACTTCCAGGTTATCGGCGAGTCCCGCGTTGCGGGGCGGTCAACCGTAGCGTTGTCGATCAGGCCGAAAGACCAGCACCGTTACGGCTTCGAGCTGCATCTGGACCGAGAGACGGCGCTACCGCTCAAATCACTTTTGCTCGACGAGAACGGCCAGTTACTCGAGCGCTTTCAGTTCACGCAATTCTTGCCTGACACCATCGGGCCTGCCGATGTCCGTGCCGGCTCGGACTGCAAGCCCGTCTCTCTGGCTGCGGAAGAGTCCTCGACGCCTCCGAAGTGGCGTTCTGACTGGCTGCCGGATGGGTTCCAGCTGCTTGACTCGAACGTTCGTCCCAGCCCGGCTTCTGATGAAAAAGTGACCTGGCTTTCCTATGGCGATGGGCTTGCCCGCTTCTCGGTGTTTCTCGAGCCGCTGCATGGCGCGGTCGTCGAGGATGCGCGCAGTCAAATGGGGCCGACAGTCGCGGTATCCAAGCGTATTTCCACAGCGGGCGGCGACGTGATGGTCACCGTGGTGGGTGAAATTCCGTTAGGGACCGCCGAGCGAATTGCATTGTCCATGCGCGCTGGAGCTGAACAGGCTTCGCGATGA
- a CDS encoding sigma-E factor negative regulatory protein — translation MSREALHESLSAVMDNEADELELRRVLAADGDTDMRSTWSRYQIARAAMHKELIEPRLDIASAVSAALADEPAITMAKPQRFAWGNLGRLAVAASVTVAVLAGVRLYNQSDVAGPQIAQQAAQPSIAVPQANQGPAVLAGYSEDAGPSDAQATGAQASTEGWHEKRLPTYVRQHAQQAAFGSGSEGALPYARAASMEDR, via the coding sequence ATGAGTCGTGAAGCCCTGCATGAATCGCTGTCCGCGGTGATGGATAACGAAGCGGACGAGTTGGAATTACGTCGAGTACTCGCCGCAGACGGCGACACCGACATGCGATCGACCTGGTCGCGTTATCAGATCGCTCGTGCCGCCATGCACAAAGAGCTGATCGAGCCTCGCCTGGATATCGCTTCGGCGGTCTCGGCGGCTCTGGCGGATGAGCCAGCCATTACGATGGCCAAGCCGCAGCGGTTTGCCTGGGGCAACCTGGGTCGGCTCGCCGTTGCGGCATCGGTCACCGTTGCTGTGCTGGCCGGCGTACGCTTGTACAATCAAAGCGATGTGGCTGGCCCGCAGATCGCGCAGCAAGCGGCGCAACCCAGTATCGCGGTACCGCAGGCCAATCAAGGTCCAGCGGTCCTGGCTGGTTATAGCGAAGACGCGGGCCCGTCTGACGCGCAAGCGACAGGTGCGCAGGCTTCTACCGAAGGCTGGCACGAAAAGCGGCTGCCGACGTATGTTCGCCAGCATGCGCAACAGGCCGCGTTTGGTAGCGGCTCTGAAGGTGCGTTGCCTTATGCGCGCGCTGCCAGCATGGAAGATCGTTAA
- the rpoE gene encoding RNA polymerase sigma factor RpoE: MLTQEQDQQLVERVQRGDKRAFDLLVLKYQHKILGLIVRFVHDSHEAQDVAQEAFIKAYRALANFRGDSAFYTWLYRIAINTAKNHLVARGRRPPDSDVSSEDAEFYEGDHALKDIESPERALLRDEIEDTVHRTIQQLPEDLRTALTLREFDGLSYEDIANVMQCPVGTVRSRIFRAREAIDKALQPLLHES; this comes from the coding sequence ATGCTAACCCAGGAGCAGGACCAGCAACTGGTCGAGCGGGTGCAGCGGGGAGACAAGCGGGCTTTTGATCTGTTAGTTCTGAAATATCAGCACAAGATTCTTGGGTTGATCGTGCGCTTCGTACATGATTCTCACGAGGCTCAGGACGTTGCGCAGGAAGCCTTTATCAAAGCCTACCGCGCGCTTGCTAACTTTCGCGGAGACAGTGCCTTTTATACCTGGCTGTACCGCATCGCCATCAATACGGCGAAAAATCATTTGGTGGCCAGAGGGAGACGGCCACCAGACAGCGATGTCAGTTCTGAAGATGCCGAGTTCTACGAAGGGGATCACGCCCTCAAGGACATCGAGTCGCCGGAGCGCGCGCTGCTCAGGGATGAAATTGAAGACACAGTTCATAGAACTATCCAACAACTTCCAGAAGATTTGCGCACGGCTCTAACACTGCGTGAATTTGATGGTCTTAGTTATGAAGACATTGCAAACGTCATGCAGTGTCCGGTGGGTACGGTCCGCTCACGGATATTCCGGGCGCGGGAAGCCATCGATAAAGCATTGCAACCCCTGTTGCATGAATCCTGA
- the nadB gene encoding L-aspartate oxidase, which translates to MSRHYQYDVLVIGSGAAGLTLALNLPATLRVAVLSKGDLANGSTYWAQGGVAAVLDDTDTVESHVADTLVAGGGLCREDAVRFTVERSREAIHWLIEQGVPFTRDDADREDGSFEYHLTREGGHSHRRIIHAADATGAAIFNTLLGRTQGRDNIDLLHQRVAVDLITERKLGLNGKRCLGAYVLDRETGEVDTFQAKFVVLATGGAAKVYLYTSNPDGACGDGIAMAWRAGCRVGNLEFNQFHPTCLYHPKAKSFLITEALRGEGAVLKLPSGERFMPRFDPRAELAPRDIVARAIDHEMKRLGVDCVYLDISHKPADFIKAHFPTVYERCLEFGIDITREPIPVVPAAHYTCGGVVVDQTGRTDVPGLYAIGETSFTGLHGANRMASNSLLECFVYAQSAAQDMLRELPSITPTGQLPIWDASQVTDSDEDVIIAHNWDELRRFMWDYVGIVRTNKRLVRAQHRVRLLLAEIDEFYSNYRVSRDLIELRNLATVADLMIRSAMQRKESRGLHFTLDYPEQLPQATDTILVPPTYGG; encoded by the coding sequence ATGAGCCGACATTATCAATACGACGTGCTAGTCATCGGCAGCGGTGCCGCCGGCTTGACGCTTGCTCTCAACCTACCGGCCACGCTTCGCGTGGCAGTGCTGAGCAAGGGCGACCTGGCCAACGGCTCGACGTATTGGGCCCAAGGCGGCGTGGCAGCGGTGCTGGATGATACGGACACGGTCGAGTCCCATGTCGCCGACACACTCGTCGCCGGCGGTGGGCTGTGCAGGGAGGACGCCGTTCGCTTCACCGTCGAGCGCAGCCGTGAGGCTATCCATTGGCTGATCGAACAAGGCGTACCTTTCACCCGCGACGATGCCGACCGCGAAGACGGCAGTTTCGAATACCACCTCACTCGCGAGGGCGGCCACAGCCACAGGCGCATCATTCATGCGGCCGATGCCACTGGCGCGGCTATTTTCAACACCCTGCTGGGACGCACTCAGGGCCGGGACAACATCGATCTGCTGCACCAGCGCGTCGCCGTCGACCTGATAACCGAACGCAAGCTGGGCCTGAACGGCAAGCGCTGCCTTGGCGCCTATGTGCTGGACCGGGAAACCGGCGAAGTAGACACTTTCCAGGCGAAATTCGTCGTATTGGCGACAGGCGGCGCGGCAAAGGTCTACCTGTACACCAGCAACCCGGACGGCGCATGCGGAGACGGCATTGCAATGGCCTGGCGTGCCGGATGCCGAGTCGGCAACCTAGAATTCAACCAGTTCCACCCCACCTGTCTTTACCATCCCAAGGCCAAGAGCTTCCTGATCACCGAAGCATTACGCGGTGAAGGCGCGGTGCTCAAGCTGCCCAGCGGCGAACGCTTCATGCCGCGCTTCGATCCCAGAGCCGAGCTGGCTCCGCGCGACATCGTGGCCCGAGCGATCGACCACGAAATGAAGCGACTGGGCGTGGACTGCGTGTATCTGGACATCAGTCACAAACCTGCCGATTTCATCAAGGCGCACTTTCCGACCGTCTATGAACGCTGCCTGGAATTCGGCATCGACATCACGCGCGAACCCATTCCCGTGGTGCCCGCAGCGCACTATACGTGCGGCGGCGTGGTGGTCGACCAGACCGGCAGGACCGACGTGCCCGGACTCTACGCGATCGGCGAAACCAGTTTTACCGGGCTGCACGGGGCCAACCGCATGGCCAGCAACTCACTGCTGGAGTGCTTCGTCTATGCGCAGTCCGCCGCCCAGGACATGCTGCGAGAACTGCCGTCCATCACGCCAACCGGTCAGCTGCCGATCTGGGATGCCAGCCAGGTCACCGATTCGGATGAAGACGTCATCATCGCCCACAACTGGGACGAGCTTCGGCGGTTCATGTGGGACTATGTCGGGATCGTCCGGACCAACAAGCGCCTGGTGCGCGCGCAGCACCGGGTACGCCTGTTGCTCGCGGAAATTGACGAGTTCTATAGCAATTACAGGGTCAGTCGCGACCTGATCGAGTTGCGCAACCTGGCGACCGTGGCGGATTTGATGATCCGCTCGGCGATGCAGCGCAAAGAAAGCCGGGGCCTGCATTTCACCCTGGATTACCCCGAGCAGCTGCCGCAAGCGACGGATACTATTCTGGTTCCGCCCACCTACGGCGGCTGA
- a CDS encoding protein YgfX, with translation MSSPSSQLFECRWQASGLLLALYLAVLVLPVVTLLMLPVPFWLQVLGLSLCLLHAAWVIPSRILLSRDTAWLGLRHDQQGWALWSRSAGWQPVQLRPDSLALPLFVILRFRVQGGWFVRGLCIPRGAMPPDEHRRLRLRLKFSRRRWAEPE, from the coding sequence GTGTCCAGCCCAAGTAGCCAGCTGTTCGAGTGCCGCTGGCAAGCCTCTGGCCTGTTACTGGCACTTTATCTGGCGGTATTGGTTTTGCCCGTCGTCACGCTTCTCATGCTGCCAGTTCCGTTTTGGCTGCAGGTACTTGGCTTGTCGTTGTGCCTGTTGCACGCCGCCTGGGTGATTCCGTCGCGCATTCTGCTGAGTCGCGACACCGCCTGGCTTGGCCTTCGCCACGATCAGCAAGGCTGGGCGCTCTGGAGTCGTAGTGCCGGTTGGCAGCCCGTCCAGTTGCGGCCTGACAGCCTGGCGCTGCCACTCTTCGTGATCCTGCGCTTCAGGGTTCAAGGCGGCTGGTTCGTGCGTGGCCTGTGCATTCCACGTGGGGCAATGCCGCCTGATGAGCATCGGCGCCTTCGCCTCAGGCTGAAATTCAGCCGCCGTAGGTGGGCGGAACCAGAATAG
- a CDS encoding succinate dehydrogenase assembly factor 2, whose amino-acid sequence MVEQSELNRLFWQSRRGMLELDVLLVPFVKEVYPQLDEEDQRRYRKLLSCEDQDMFGWFMERAEPEDDDLRYMVRMILDRVQPK is encoded by the coding sequence ATGGTCGAACAATCCGAACTCAATCGCCTGTTCTGGCAGAGCCGTCGTGGCATGCTCGAATTGGATGTGCTGCTGGTGCCTTTCGTCAAGGAGGTTTACCCGCAGCTGGATGAAGAAGATCAGCGTCGCTACCGCAAATTGCTCAGCTGCGAGGATCAGGACATGTTCGGCTGGTTCATGGAGCGCGCCGAGCCGGAGGACGACGACCTGCGTTACATGGTTCGCATGATCCTCGATCGTGTCCAGCCCAAGTAG
- a CDS encoding YgfZ/GcvT domain-containing protein, which produces MTDTAFFCVLSHEGILAVRGPDASKFLQGQLTCNLNYLDAQHSSLGARCTPKGRMQSSFRILPEGDGFLLAMDRELVPAQLTDLSKYAAFSKSKLHDESGDWVRFGLSEGDGALISLGLDLPQAANQIVSAHSMIAVRLADGRAELWTRSSDADTVGRRLAAQLPQAPLDRWLLAQIRAGIGQVLAGTREMFIPQMINLQALDGVSFKKGCYTGQEIVARMQYLGKLKRRLYRLAAESIDTEVPAPGLELYSPVHGSSVGEVVLAASAEGTLELLAVLQEDAAADGRISLGSPDGSPLTLLDLPYTLDADREIQR; this is translated from the coding sequence ATGACTGACACTGCTTTTTTCTGCGTCCTGTCGCACGAAGGCATCCTGGCCGTACGCGGGCCGGACGCAAGCAAATTTCTGCAGGGCCAACTGACCTGCAACCTCAACTATCTCGACGCCCAACACTCGAGTCTCGGTGCACGCTGCACGCCCAAGGGGCGCATGCAGTCGAGCTTTCGCATCCTGCCGGAAGGTGACGGTTTCCTGCTGGCAATGGACCGCGAACTGGTACCGGCGCAGCTCACCGACCTGAGCAAATATGCTGCGTTCTCGAAATCCAAACTGCATGACGAAAGCGGCGATTGGGTTCGCTTCGGCCTCAGCGAGGGCGATGGCGCCCTGATCAGTCTCGGGCTGGACTTGCCGCAAGCCGCCAACCAGATAGTCAGCGCCCACTCGATGATCGCCGTGCGCCTGGCCGACGGCCGCGCCGAGCTCTGGACCCGGTCGTCCGATGCCGACACCGTGGGTCGACGGCTGGCAGCGCAGTTGCCTCAAGCGCCGCTCGATCGCTGGCTGCTGGCGCAGATCCGCGCCGGTATTGGCCAGGTGCTGGCAGGTACTCGTGAGATGTTCATCCCGCAAATGATCAATCTGCAGGCGCTGGACGGGGTCAGCTTCAAGAAGGGCTGCTACACCGGGCAGGAAATCGTTGCGCGCATGCAGTATCTGGGCAAATTGAAACGCCGCCTGTACCGACTCGCCGCCGAAAGTATCGACACCGAGGTGCCGGCACCCGGCCTCGAACTGTACTCGCCGGTCCACGGATCGAGCGTGGGCGAGGTGGTCCTGGCGGCCAGCGCAGAGGGAACGCTGGAACTGCTCGCGGTATTGCAGGAGGATGCGGCAGCCGATGGCCGTATTTCCCTGGGATCGCCAGACGGCTCGCCGCTCACGCTGCTTGACCTGCCTTACACGCTAGACGCGGACCGAGAAATCCAGCGCTAG